The following proteins are encoded in a genomic region of Gouania willdenowi chromosome 6, fGouWil2.1, whole genome shotgun sequence:
- the neil1 gene encoding endonuclease 8-like 1 isoform X1 translates to MPEGPELHLASLFVNRTCEGLVFSGPVQKSEVSKSPDVSFSCEAYRITATSRGKEVKVTLTPIKTDESKPRGNTDRPLDIVFRFGMSGFFRFTAEDELPKHAHLRFYTKETPCRVLSFVDARRFGSWQPDATWNPDRGPCIMFEYQRFRENVVSHISDRAFDRPICEVLLNQKYFNGIGNYLRAEILFRLRIPPFVSARTALEGLESEDLTENIKPVKVESADVKSSGGKIVKEEESDLLRLCHTVPLEVVGLGGKGYDPEKSDYSGFKAWLQCYYVDGMKSIRDHNSRTMWFSGDPGPLAPKVLKSPKTKKRIKKENEHDYTQNKKVARNGSKGTVQKIKQEGETKTEKKVRPKRSKTKEVETVQRTDASSTRQRKSSSAELTAAPQRRSLRRTK, encoded by the exons ATGCCAGAGGGACCGGAGCTGCACCTGGCCAGTCTGTTTGTGAACAGAACCTGTGAGGGTTTAGTCTTCAGTGGACCTGTTCAAAAATCTGAAGTCAGCAAGAGTCCAGATGTGTCCTTCAGCTGTGAGGCGTATCGTATCACAGCCACGTCCAGAGGGAAAGAAGTGAAGGTCACGCTGACGCCCATAAAGACAGACGAGTCCAAACCCAGAGGGAACACGGACCGACCCTTGGACATCGTCTTCCGCTTTGGGATGTCGGGCTTTTTCCGCTTCACAGCAGAGGATGAGCTGCCCAAACACGCCCACCTGCGTTTCTACACCAAAGAGACGCCCTGTAGGGTTCTGAGCTTCGTCGACGCCCGCAGATTTGGCAGCTGGCAACCTGATGCAACCTGGAATCCAGACCGGGGCCCGTGCATTATGTTTGAGTACCAACGCTTTAG GGAGAACGTTGTGTCTCACATTTCTGACCGAGCTTTTGACCGACCAATCTGTGAAGTCCTGCTCAATCAAAAATACTTCAATGGGATTGGAAACTACCTCCGAGCTGAGATCCTTTTCAG gTTAAGGATCCCTCCATTTGTGTCTGCTAGGACTGCCCTGGAAGGTCTTGAATCAGAGGATTTAACTGAGAACATCAAACCTGTGAAGGTCGAGTCTGCAGATGTTAAG TCCTCAGGAGGAAAGATAGTGAAAGAGGAAGAAAGTGACTTACTCAGACTTTGTCACACAGTACCTCTGGAGGTGGTCGGCCTCG gtggaaaaggcTACGACCCAGAGAAGTCTGATTACTCTGGCTTTAAGGCCTGGCTGCAGTGTTACTACGTGGATGGGATGAAATCCATCCGGGACCACAATAGCAGAACCATGTGGTTCAGT GGAGATCCAGGTCCGCTGGCACCAAAGG TATTAAAGTCACCCAAGACTAAAAAGAGGATAAAGAAAGAAAACGAGCATgattacacacaaaataaaaag GTGGCCAGAAACGGCTCTAAAGGAACAGTACAGAAAATCAAACAGGAAGGGGAaactaaaacagagaaaaaagtgCGACCAAAGCGATCTAAGACCAAGGAAGTAGAAACTGTGCAGCGTACGGATGCATCGAGCACACGACAGAGGAAGAGCAGCAGTGCAGAGCTAACA gcagCTCCACAGAGAAGAAGCCTTCGACGGACAAAATAA
- the neil1 gene encoding endonuclease 8-like 1 isoform X2 codes for MPEGPELHLASLFVNRTCEGLVFSGPVQKSEVSKSPDVSFSCEAYRITATSRGKEVKVTLTPIKTDESKPRGNTDRPLDIVFRFGMSGFFRFTAEDELPKHAHLRFYTKETPCRVLSFVDARRFGSWQPDATWNPDRGPCIMFEYQRFRENVVSHISDRAFDRPICEVLLNQKYFNGIGNYLRAEILFRLRIPPFVSARTALEGLESEDLTENIKPVKVESADVKSSGGKIVKEEESDLLRLCHTVPLEVVGLGGKGYDPEKSDYSGFKAWLQCYYVDGMKSIRDHNSRTMWFSGDPGPLAPKVLKSPKTKKRIKKENEHDYTQNKKVARNGSKGTVQKIKQEGETKTEKKVRPKRSKTKEVETVQRTDASSTRQRKSSSAELTAPQRRSLRRTK; via the exons ATGCCAGAGGGACCGGAGCTGCACCTGGCCAGTCTGTTTGTGAACAGAACCTGTGAGGGTTTAGTCTTCAGTGGACCTGTTCAAAAATCTGAAGTCAGCAAGAGTCCAGATGTGTCCTTCAGCTGTGAGGCGTATCGTATCACAGCCACGTCCAGAGGGAAAGAAGTGAAGGTCACGCTGACGCCCATAAAGACAGACGAGTCCAAACCCAGAGGGAACACGGACCGACCCTTGGACATCGTCTTCCGCTTTGGGATGTCGGGCTTTTTCCGCTTCACAGCAGAGGATGAGCTGCCCAAACACGCCCACCTGCGTTTCTACACCAAAGAGACGCCCTGTAGGGTTCTGAGCTTCGTCGACGCCCGCAGATTTGGCAGCTGGCAACCTGATGCAACCTGGAATCCAGACCGGGGCCCGTGCATTATGTTTGAGTACCAACGCTTTAG GGAGAACGTTGTGTCTCACATTTCTGACCGAGCTTTTGACCGACCAATCTGTGAAGTCCTGCTCAATCAAAAATACTTCAATGGGATTGGAAACTACCTCCGAGCTGAGATCCTTTTCAG gTTAAGGATCCCTCCATTTGTGTCTGCTAGGACTGCCCTGGAAGGTCTTGAATCAGAGGATTTAACTGAGAACATCAAACCTGTGAAGGTCGAGTCTGCAGATGTTAAG TCCTCAGGAGGAAAGATAGTGAAAGAGGAAGAAAGTGACTTACTCAGACTTTGTCACACAGTACCTCTGGAGGTGGTCGGCCTCG gtggaaaaggcTACGACCCAGAGAAGTCTGATTACTCTGGCTTTAAGGCCTGGCTGCAGTGTTACTACGTGGATGGGATGAAATCCATCCGGGACCACAATAGCAGAACCATGTGGTTCAGT GGAGATCCAGGTCCGCTGGCACCAAAGG TATTAAAGTCACCCAAGACTAAAAAGAGGATAAAGAAAGAAAACGAGCATgattacacacaaaataaaaag GTGGCCAGAAACGGCTCTAAAGGAACAGTACAGAAAATCAAACAGGAAGGGGAaactaaaacagagaaaaaagtgCGACCAAAGCGATCTAAGACCAAGGAAGTAGAAACTGTGCAGCGTACGGATGCATCGAGCACACGACAGAGGAAGAGCAGCAGTGCAGAGCTAACAG CTCCACAGAGAAGAAGCCTTCGACGGACAAAATAA